The following coding sequences are from one Nicotiana tabacum cultivar K326 chromosome 1, ASM71507v2, whole genome shotgun sequence window:
- the LOC142178416 gene encoding uncharacterized protein LOC142178416: MVATRSSLAPRILPQQLAATSFSTVKGYNKKKRKYNKKVSVICTPRKAPAVPSPPVPPKESNGNTLLQFSTSTIAPKQVPSPPMVPLRSTSDRPLLIPCDQEQELRETKFKLNPLSRLKQPPRTNHKPEMLEKSKMMIAQVKSMLVSELTSVTITNVEDMVDFANGVFNTLNWLGADYDCFYRDVKELISNKYELQIEEKKGNILTFLELERTYEEVVIRADDIAEAIINTQAKLKMANEETEHVKRGIEKAEELIQRLKQMVAEIKDRVEHLKCDEQKYKKEHEAAQAEVEKLGTQVEAAKAVKKEVERRKDAARKQIESITRRLQCMN; encoded by the exons atggTGGCAACAAGATCAAGTTTAGCTCCAAGAATTCTCCCACAACAACTAGCAGCTACCTCATTTTCAACAGTCAAAGGTTATAATAAGAAAAAAAGGAAGTACAACAAGAAAGTCAGTGTGATTTGCA CTCCCAGAAAAGCTCCAGCAGTTCCTTCACCTCCTGTGCCACCAAAGGAGTCAAATGGCAATACTCTTCTCCAATTTTCGACGAGCACAATTGCTCCGAAACAAGTTCCTTCACCTCCTATGGTACCATTGAGATCAACCAGTGATAGGCCTTTGCTAATTCCTTGTGATCAAGAGCAAGAACTGAGAGAGACAAAGTTTAAGCTAAATCCTTTATCAAGACTGAAGCAACCTCCAAGAACTAATCATAAACCCGAGATGCTTGAGAAATCGAAGATGATGATCGCTCAAGTCAAGTCTATGTTGGTGTCCGAGCTTACTTCTGTGACGATTACTAATGTCgaggacatggttgattttgccAACGGTGTTTTCAACACGTTGAATTGGCTCGGTGCTGATTATGATTGTTTCTACAGAGATGTGAAGGAATTGATTTCTAATAAATATGAATTGCAAATTGAAGAGAAGAAAGGCAATATCTTGACTTTTTTGGAATTGGAGAGGACATATGAAGAGGTAGTTATTCGTGCTGATGATATTGCAGAGGCGATTATTAATACTCAAGCAAAGTTGAAAATGGCTAACGAGGAAACGGAACATGTGAAGAGAGGAATCGAGAAGGCAGAAGAACTGATCCAGAGATTGAAACAAATGGTTGCTGAAATTAAAGATCGTGTAGAGCATTTGAAATGCGAcgaacaaaaatataaaaaagagcATGAAGCTGCACAGGCTGAGGTAGAAAAACTTGGTACACAAGTAGAGGCAGCTAAAGCAGTGAAGAAGGAAGTTGAGCGGCGCAAGGATGCAGCTCGCAAACAGATTGAATCCATCACTCGACGCCTACAGTGTATGAACTGA